The genomic DNA TCCGCGAGTGCTACCACGGGGCACCCGGGCCTTCCTTCCTGGAGATCCCGCGCGATGTGCTGGATGCCAAGGTCCCGGTGGCGAAGGCCCGGGTGCCGGAGGCCGGGCAGTACCGGGCCTCGACCCGTACGGCCGGTGACCCCGCGGCCGTCGAGAGACTCGCCGATCTCCTCGTGCACGCCGACAAGCCGGCGATCCTGCTGGGCAGTCAGGTATGGACGACCCGGGCGACGGACGACGCCGTCGAGCTCGTACGGACGCTCAATGTCCCCGCCTACATGAACGGGGCCGGGCGCGGCACACTGCCTCCCGGCGATCCGCACCACTTCCAGCTGTCGCGGCGGTACGCCTTCTCCAACGCCGATCTGATCGTGATCGTGGGTACCCCGTTCGACTTCCGGATGGGGTACGGCAAGCGGCTCTCCCCCGACGCGACCGTCGTGCAGATCGACCTCGACTACCGCACCGTCGGCAAGAACCGGGACGTCGACCTCGGGATCGTCGGCGATGCGGGGTTGATCCTGAAGGCGGTCACGGAAGCGGCGAGCGGGCGGGTCGACGGGGGTGCGGTCAGGCGCAAGGCGTGGCTGGAGGAACTGCGTGCCGCCGAACGGACCGCGATCGAGAAGCGGCTGCCCGGTCTGAAGTCGGATGCCTCACCGATCCACCCGTACCGGCTGGTCAGCGATATCAACGACTTCCTCACCGAGGACTCGATCTACATCGGGGACGGCGGCGACATCGTCACCTTCTCCGGTCAGGTCGTCCAGCCGAAGTCGCCCGGCCACTGGATGGACCCGGGGCCGCTGGGCACGCTCGGCGTCGGGGTGCCGTTCGTGCTGGCGGCGAAGCAGGCCCGGCCCGACAAGGAGGTCGTGGCGCTCTTCGGTGACGGCGCGTTCTCCCTGACCGGATGGGACTTCGAGACGCTGGTCCGCTACAACCTCCCGTTCGTCGGGATCGTCGGCAACAACTCATCGATGAACCAGATCCGTTACGGCCAGAAGGCGAAGTACGGCGACGAACGCGAACGGGTCGGCAACACCCTGGGCGACGTCCACTACGACAAGTTCGCCCAGATGCTGGGCGGCTACGGCGAGGAGGTCCGCGACCCCGCCGACATCGCACCGGCACTGCGGCGGGCCCGGGAGTCCGGGCTCCCGTCGCTGATCAACGTCTGGGTCGACCCCGACGCGTACGCCCCCGGAACCATGAACCAGACCATGTACAAGTAGCAGAGGAGCCATTGGGCATGACCAAAGCTCTTGAGGGCGTGCGCGTCCTCGACATGACACACGTACAGTCCGGACCCTCCGCCACCCAGCTGCTCGCCTGGCTCGGCGCCGACGTGGTGAAACTCGAGGCGCCGAGCGGCGACATCACCCGCAAACAGCTGCGCGATCTGCCCGATGTCGACTCCCTCTATTTCACGATGCTCAACTGCAACAAGCGGAGCATCACCCTCAACACGAAGAGCGAGCGCGGCAAGGAGATCCTCACCGAACTGATCCGCCGCTCGGATGTGATGGTGGAGAACTTCGGGCCCGGCGCCGTCGACCGGATGGGGTTCACCTGGGAGCGGATCCAGGAGATCAACCCGCGGATCGTGTACGCCTCGATCAAGGGATTCGGTGAGGGTCCGTACACCAATTTCAAGGCGTACGAGGTCGTCGCCCAGGCCATGGGCGGCTCGATGTCCACCACCGGCTTCGAGGACGGTCCGCCGCTCGCGACCGGCGCGCAGATCGGCGACTCCGGAACCGGCATCCACGCGGTCGCGGGCATTCTGGCCGCGCTGTTCCAGCGGGAGAACACCGGGCGCGGTCAGCGCGTCAACGTCGCCATGCAGCATGCGGTGCTCAACCTGTGCCGGGTGAAACTCCGTGACCAGCAGAGGCTGGAACACGGTCCGTTGGCGGAGTATCCGAACGAGGACTTCGGCGACGAGGTGCCGCGCAGTGGCAACGCGAGCGGCGGCGGGCAGCCCGGATGGGCGGTGAAGTGCGCGCCCGGCGGGCCCAACGACTACGTGTACGTGATCGTGCAGCCGGTCGGCTGGCAGCCGCTCGCCTCGCTCATCGGGCGTCCGGAGCTGGTGGACGATCCCGAGTGGGCGACGCCCGAGGCCCGCCTGCCCAAGCTCGACAAGATGTTCCAGCTCATCGAGGAGTGGTCCGCGACGCTCCCCAAGTGGGAGGTGCTGGAGCGGCTGAACGCGCACAACATCCCGTGCGGCCCGATCCTCTCCACCCAGGAGATCATCGCGGACGAGTCCCTGGTCACCAACGAGATGGTCGTCCAGGTGGAGCACCCGGAGCGCGGCACGTTCACCACCGTCGGCTCCCCCCTGAAGCTGTCCGACTCCCCGGTGGATGTCGTGACTTCGCCGTTGCTCGGCGAGCACAACGAAGAGGTGTACGTCGGCGAGCTGGGCCTCGGCGACGAGGAACTGCGGCTGCTGAAGACGAACGGAGTCATCTGAACATGGTGGAATCACAGGACCGCGAGACCGTACGGGCGTTGCTCGACTCCGTCCGGGCCGCCGGACGCAGTGCGCTCACCGCGCCCGAGGGCAAGATCGTCGCCGATGCGTACGGGATCGCCGTGCCGGGTGAGGAGTTGGCACGGGACGTCGATGAGGCGGTGAACTTCGCGAACGGGCTCGGCGGGCCGGTCGTACTGAAGATCGTCTCCCCCGATGTGCTGCACAAGACGGATGCCGGCGGTGTCGTCGTCGGGGTGGAGGGCAGCGCCGAGGTGCGCGCCGCGTTCCATCGCATCATCGAGAACGTGCGGGCGTACGCGCCCGACGCGCGGATCGAGGGTGTTCAGGTGCAGCAGTTGGTGCCGCCCGGCCAGGAGGTCATCGTCGGCGCGGTCACCGACCCGACGTTCGGGAAGGTCGTGGCCTTCGGGCTCGGCGGTGTGCTGGTGGAGGTCCTCAAGGACATCACCTTCCGCCTGGCCCCGGTCAGCGCGGACGAGTCGCTGTCGATGCTCGACTCGATCGGCGCCGCCGAGATCCTGCGCGGTGTTCGGGGTGCGGCACCGGTGGACCGCCAGGCCCTGGCGGAGCAGATCCGGCGGGTCTCCCAACTCGTCACGGACTTCCCGGAGATCGCGGAGGTCGACCTCAATCCGGTCATCGCCGCGCCGGACGGTGCGATCGCGGCCGACATCCGGATCCTGCTGTCGACGGAGACGGTCAAGCCCCGGCGTACCTACCCGCGCGAGGAGATCCTCGCTTCGATGCGCCGGCTGATGGAGCCGCGCTCGGTCGCCGTGATCGGCGCCTCCAACGAGGAGGGCAAGATCGGCAATTCGGTGATGCGCAACCTCATCGACGGCGGCTTCTCCGGGGAGATCCACCCGGTGAACCCCCGGGCTGATGACATTTTGGGCCGCAAGGCATACAAGAGCGTCACGGACGTACCCGGTGATGTGGATGTGGCGGTCTTCGCGATCCCCGCCAGGTTCGTGGCATCGGCGCTGGAAGAGGTGGGGCGCAAGGGGATACCCAATGCGGTCCTCATCCCTTCCGGATTCGCCGAGACCGGTGAACAGGCCCTGCAGGACGAGATCGTGGCGATCGGCGAACGGTACGGCGTACGGCTGCTCGGGCCGAACATCTACGGCTACTACTCGACGTGGCAGGACCTCTGCGCCACCTTCTGCACCCCGTACGACGTGAAGGGCGGGGTGGCCCTGACCTCGCAGTCCGGTGGTATCGGCATGGCGATCCTCGGCTTCGCCCGTTCGACGAAGACCGGTGTGTCGGCGATCGTCGGGCTCGGCAACAAGTCCGACATCGACGAGGACGACCTGCTGACCTGGTTCGGCGAGGACCCGAACACCCAGTGCATCGCGATGCACCTGGAGGACCTCAAGGACGGGCGCGCGTTCGTCGAGGCCGCGCGCGCGACCGTGCCGAAGAAGCCGATCGTGGTGCTGAAGGCAGGCCGTACCAGCGCCGGCGCGAAGGCAGCGGGTTCGCACACCGGGGCACTCGCCGGCGACGACGCCGTGTACGACGACATCCTGCGCCAGGCGGGGGTGATCAGGGCGCCGGGGCTGAACGACATGCTGGAGTACGCGCGGGCGTTGCCCGTGCTGCCGACGCCCAAGGGCGACAACGTGGTCATCATCACGGGGGCGGGCGGCTCGGGCGTTCTGCTGTCGGACGCGATCGTCGACAACGGGCTCTCCCTCATGGAGATTCCGCCGGATCTGGACGCGGCGTTCAAGGCGTTCATTCCGCCGTTCGGTGCGGCCGGCAACCCGATCGACATCACGGGCGGCGAGCCGCCGTCCACGTACGAGGCGACGATCCGCCTCGGTATGGAGGACCCCCGCATCCATGCGCTGGTCCTCGGCTACTGGCACACGATCGTCACTCCCCCGATGGTCTTCGCCGAGCTGACCGCGCGGGTGATCGCGGAATTCCGCGAGCGCGGGATCGAGAAGCCCGTGGTGGCGTCGCTGGCCGGCGACACGGAGGTGGAGGAGGCGTGCCAGTACCTCTTCGAGCACGGTGTCGTGGCGTACCCGTACACGACGGAGCAGCCGGTGGCCGTACTGGGCGCCAAGTACCGATGGGCCCGTGCTGCCGGGCTGTTGGACGGTGATCGATGACCTGAGTGCGAGAGCTCGAACCACGGGGTCTGCGGCGAACCGCTCGGCCGCAGACCCCGGGCGACGCGAAGTGGGAAAGGGCAGGGGGCGCTGGCCAGACTTCTTCCACGCAAGGGGTTCGATCGATCATGACAACGACTGACATCTCCACATCCGTCCCCTTCAGGGAGGTGACGGATCGCAACGGCCGTGTGTACCGGCTCGGTGAGACCGACCGGGACATCATGCGGAGACCGCGCTGGACCATGGTGCTGTTCCCGTGGCTCGGCATGATGGGTATCAGCTCGTCGGAGTACGCGTTCACGTCCGCCGAGGAGACGCTGCATGACGCGCACTTGTGGGCCAGCGGCCACATCTTCTGGCTGATGGGGGTCTGGATCTTCTTCCAGGCGGCCGTCGCCTTCCCGGCCGGGCAGCTCCGTGAGAGCGGGAGGCTGCCGGCCAAGAGAGCGATGATGCTCGGAGCGCTGGGCACCCTGCTCGGCTATCTCTCGCTGGCGTACGCGCCTCATGTCATCGTCGCCTACTTCGGCTTCGGCATGTTCAGCGGTATCGGCGCCGGACTCGTCTACGCGACCTGTGTGAACATGGTCGGCAAGTGGTACCCGGAGCGCAAGGGCGGCAAGACCGGCATGGTCAACGGCGGTTTCGCCTATGGCTCGGTGCCGTTCGTGTTCCTCTTCACCTCGTACATGGATCTGTCCAACTACCAGGGTGTACTGGTCTCGGTCGGGGTCGTCTGCTGTGCGGTCGTCGCGGTCGCGGGCTGGTTCTTCAAGGACCCGCCGAAGAACTGGTGGCCCCACCACGTCGACCCGCTGAAGGTCTCGGACGACCCGAGGATCGTGCGTTCGCTGGCCAAGAACCCGCCGGCGGTCAAGCAGTACACCCCGCGCGAGGCGGCCCGGACCCCGGTGCTGTGGATGATGTGGTTCTGCCTGCTGTGCACGGCGGGCATCAACATCTTCGGTATCGCCATGCAGGTGCCGTTCGGCAAGGAGATGGGGTTCGCCGGCGGCATCGTGGCCACGGCCATGTCGCTCAAGGCGATCGTGAACGGTACCGGCCGGGGAGTCATCGGCTGGATCTCCGA from Streptomyces sp. NBC_01707 includes the following:
- a CDS encoding acetate--CoA ligase family protein; translated protein: MVESQDRETVRALLDSVRAAGRSALTAPEGKIVADAYGIAVPGEELARDVDEAVNFANGLGGPVVLKIVSPDVLHKTDAGGVVVGVEGSAEVRAAFHRIIENVRAYAPDARIEGVQVQQLVPPGQEVIVGAVTDPTFGKVVAFGLGGVLVEVLKDITFRLAPVSADESLSMLDSIGAAEILRGVRGAAPVDRQALAEQIRRVSQLVTDFPEIAEVDLNPVIAAPDGAIAADIRILLSTETVKPRRTYPREEILASMRRLMEPRSVAVIGASNEEGKIGNSVMRNLIDGGFSGEIHPVNPRADDILGRKAYKSVTDVPGDVDVAVFAIPARFVASALEEVGRKGIPNAVLIPSGFAETGEQALQDEIVAIGERYGVRLLGPNIYGYYSTWQDLCATFCTPYDVKGGVALTSQSGGIGMAILGFARSTKTGVSAIVGLGNKSDIDEDDLLTWFGEDPNTQCIAMHLEDLKDGRAFVEAARATVPKKPIVVLKAGRTSAGAKAAGSHTGALAGDDAVYDDILRQAGVIRAPGLNDMLEYARALPVLPTPKGDNVVIITGAGGSGVLLSDAIVDNGLSLMEIPPDLDAAFKAFIPPFGAAGNPIDITGGEPPSTYEATIRLGMEDPRIHALVLGYWHTIVTPPMVFAELTARVIAEFRERGIEKPVVASLAGDTEVEEACQYLFEHGVVAYPYTTEQPVAVLGAKYRWARAAGLLDGDR
- a CDS encoding OFA family MFS transporter → MTTTDISTSVPFREVTDRNGRVYRLGETDRDIMRRPRWTMVLFPWLGMMGISSSEYAFTSAEETLHDAHLWASGHIFWLMGVWIFFQAAVAFPAGQLRESGRLPAKRAMMLGALGTLLGYLSLAYAPHVIVAYFGFGMFSGIGAGLVYATCVNMVGKWYPERKGGKTGMVNGGFAYGSVPFVFLFTSYMDLSNYQGVLVSVGVVCCAVVAVAGWFFKDPPKNWWPHHVDPLKVSDDPRIVRSLAKNPPAVKQYTPREAARTPVLWMMWFCLLCTAGINIFGIAMQVPFGKEMGFAGGIVATAMSLKAIVNGTGRGVIGWISDRYGRRNTLIIVCLVLGSAQFGVFFSGDIGSMPFFLFCSMVSGFGGGAIFPLFAAMTADYFGENNNASNYGMVYSSKLISGLVGSGVGAVVVGAWGYGGAFALAGSIGLASAVLAVFLRAPGRPSPRRIEPNPYPISREIS
- the frc gene encoding formyl-CoA transferase; amino-acid sequence: MTKALEGVRVLDMTHVQSGPSATQLLAWLGADVVKLEAPSGDITRKQLRDLPDVDSLYFTMLNCNKRSITLNTKSERGKEILTELIRRSDVMVENFGPGAVDRMGFTWERIQEINPRIVYASIKGFGEGPYTNFKAYEVVAQAMGGSMSTTGFEDGPPLATGAQIGDSGTGIHAVAGILAALFQRENTGRGQRVNVAMQHAVLNLCRVKLRDQQRLEHGPLAEYPNEDFGDEVPRSGNASGGGQPGWAVKCAPGGPNDYVYVIVQPVGWQPLASLIGRPELVDDPEWATPEARLPKLDKMFQLIEEWSATLPKWEVLERLNAHNIPCGPILSTQEIIADESLVTNEMVVQVEHPERGTFTTVGSPLKLSDSPVDVVTSPLLGEHNEEVYVGELGLGDEELRLLKTNGVI
- a CDS encoding thiamine pyrophosphate-binding protein; translation: MPEDSEELISGGHLVAKALRAEGVERIYTLCGGHIIDIYDGCVDEGIEVVDVRHEQVAAHAADGYARITGRPGCAVVTAGPGTTDAVTGVANAFRAESPMLLIGGQGAYSQHKMGSLQDLPHVEMMAPVSKFAATVPDTARVADMVSMAFRECYHGAPGPSFLEIPRDVLDAKVPVAKARVPEAGQYRASTRTAGDPAAVERLADLLVHADKPAILLGSQVWTTRATDDAVELVRTLNVPAYMNGAGRGTLPPGDPHHFQLSRRYAFSNADLIVIVGTPFDFRMGYGKRLSPDATVVQIDLDYRTVGKNRDVDLGIVGDAGLILKAVTEAASGRVDGGAVRRKAWLEELRAAERTAIEKRLPGLKSDASPIHPYRLVSDINDFLTEDSIYIGDGGDIVTFSGQVVQPKSPGHWMDPGPLGTLGVGVPFVLAAKQARPDKEVVALFGDGAFSLTGWDFETLVRYNLPFVGIVGNNSSMNQIRYGQKAKYGDERERVGNTLGDVHYDKFAQMLGGYGEEVRDPADIAPALRRARESGLPSLINVWVDPDAYAPGTMNQTMYK